In the Streptomyces sp. cg36 genome, one interval contains:
- the pheS gene encoding phenylalanine--tRNA ligase subunit alpha, with protein MSAPNKSYDPVEVEALKPEEIERMRDEALAAFAAAGDLEALAHAKTAHAGGTSPLSLANREIGALPPQAKAAAGKLVGMARGAVNKALAARQAELEAERDARVLVEEAVDVSLPYDRVPAGARHPLTTLSERIEDIFVAMGYEVAEGPQVEAEWFNFDALNIGPDHPARGEADTFFVQAADGSANSGTVLRTHTSPVQIRSLLDREPPVYVICPGRVYRTDELDATHTPVFNQVELLAVDEGLTMAGLKGTLDHMVQSLFGQGMKTRLRPNFFPFTEPSAEMDMVCYVCRGESVGNPDRPCRTCSSEGWIELGGCGMVNPKVLVACGVDPEKYSGFAFGFGIERLLMFRHNVEDMRDMVEGDVRFTRPFGMEI; from the coding sequence ATGTCGGCACCCAATAAGTCGTACGACCCTGTTGAGGTCGAGGCACTGAAACCGGAAGAGATCGAGCGGATGCGGGACGAGGCGCTCGCCGCCTTCGCCGCCGCCGGTGACCTCGAAGCGCTCGCACACGCGAAGACCGCGCACGCCGGTGGCACCTCGCCCCTGTCGCTCGCCAACCGCGAGATCGGCGCGCTGCCGCCGCAGGCCAAGGCCGCGGCCGGCAAGCTCGTGGGCATGGCCCGCGGCGCCGTGAACAAGGCGCTGGCCGCCCGCCAGGCCGAGCTGGAGGCCGAGCGCGACGCGCGCGTCCTGGTCGAGGAGGCGGTGGACGTCTCGCTGCCGTACGACCGCGTACCGGCCGGCGCCCGCCACCCGCTGACCACGCTCTCCGAGCGCATCGAGGACATCTTCGTGGCCATGGGCTACGAGGTGGCCGAGGGCCCGCAGGTCGAGGCCGAGTGGTTCAACTTCGACGCGCTCAACATCGGCCCGGACCACCCGGCGCGCGGCGAGGCCGACACCTTCTTCGTCCAGGCCGCCGACGGCAGCGCGAACTCCGGCACGGTGCTGCGCACGCACACCTCCCCGGTGCAGATCCGCTCGCTGCTGGACCGCGAGCCGCCGGTGTACGTGATCTGCCCCGGCCGGGTCTACCGCACGGACGAGCTGGACGCCACGCACACCCCCGTCTTCAACCAGGTCGAGCTGCTCGCCGTGGACGAGGGTCTGACCATGGCGGGCCTCAAGGGCACCCTGGACCACATGGTCCAGTCGCTCTTCGGACAGGGCATGAAGACCCGGCTGCGGCCGAACTTCTTCCCGTTCACCGAGCCGTCCGCCGAGATGGACATGGTGTGCTACGTCTGCCGCGGCGAGTCCGTCGGCAACCCCGACCGCCCCTGCCGCACCTGCTCCAGCGAGGGCTGGATCGAGCTCGGCGGCTGCGGCATGGTCAACCCGAAGGTGCTCGTCGCCTGCGGTGTCGACCCCGAGAAGTACAGCGGATTCGCCTTCGGCTTCGGTATCGAACGCCTGCTGATGTTCCGCCACAACGTCGAAGACATGCGAGACATGGTCGAGGGTGACGTCCGTTTCACCCGGCCGTTCGGGATGGAGATCTGA
- a CDS encoding NUDIX domain-containing protein, producing MQWTNLNEQTVYENRWFRVNLADVVLPDGRHLDHFLIRLRPVAVATAVNEANEVLLLWRHRFITDSWGWELAAGVVEDGEDIEAAAAREMEEETGWRPGPLRPLLTVEPANGLIDARHHLYWSESAEYIGHPEDDFESSRREWIPLKLVPDMIARGEVPAANMAAGLLLLHHLRLGDG from the coding sequence GTGCAGTGGACGAACCTGAATGAACAAACTGTGTATGAGAACCGCTGGTTCCGGGTCAATCTCGCCGACGTCGTCCTCCCGGACGGGCGGCACCTCGACCACTTCCTGATCCGCCTGCGCCCGGTCGCCGTGGCGACCGCCGTCAACGAGGCCAACGAGGTCCTGCTGCTGTGGCGGCACCGGTTCATCACCGACAGCTGGGGCTGGGAGCTGGCCGCCGGAGTCGTCGAGGACGGCGAGGACATCGAGGCCGCCGCGGCCCGCGAGATGGAGGAGGAGACCGGGTGGCGGCCGGGCCCCCTGCGCCCGCTCCTCACCGTCGAGCCCGCCAACGGTCTCATCGACGCCCGGCACCACCTCTACTGGTCGGAGTCGGCCGAGTACATCGGGCACCCCGAGGACGACTTCGAGTCCTCGCGGCGCGAGTGGATACCGCTCAAGCTGGTGCCCGACATGATCGCCCGGGGCGAGGTCCCGGCCGCCAACATGGCGGCCGGACTCCTGCTGCTGCACCATCTGCGGCTCGGCGACGGCTGA
- a CDS encoding ATP-binding protein, giving the protein MAVGVRTIGENALVCASGGPDTLGIDPEDLPDGLVVADEHGRVICFNAAAARITAVRKRDALGVPLELALPLEDLKGRRWWQLTDPYGGLAIRVGQPERNLLLPGGREVLVSARYVREHPTGPVRRVVVSLRSTEARRRTERSHAELIATVAHELRSPLTSVKGFTATLLAKWERFTDDQKRLMLETVDADANRVTRLIAELLDISRIDSGRLEVRRQPVDIAVAVGRHIQAHVAAGQRPDRFLVRVQRPLPDLWADPDKIDQVLGNLLENAVRHGAGTVTIEVAPAPVRIDEHDEKGTAVTVSDEGPGIPEESMGRVFTRFWRGSKRGGTGLGLYIVKGIVEAHGGTITVGRGSGGGAEFRFILPVGAPAYLQ; this is encoded by the coding sequence ATGGCTGTCGGCGTGAGGACCATCGGCGAGAATGCCCTGGTGTGCGCTAGCGGTGGCCCGGACACCCTGGGGATAGACCCCGAAGACCTGCCCGACGGACTCGTCGTCGCCGACGAACACGGCCGGGTCATCTGCTTCAACGCGGCGGCGGCCCGGATCACCGCCGTCCGCAAGCGCGACGCCCTGGGGGTGCCCCTGGAGCTCGCCCTGCCGCTGGAGGACCTCAAGGGCCGCCGCTGGTGGCAGCTCACCGACCCGTACGGCGGCCTCGCCATCCGGGTCGGCCAGCCCGAGCGCAATCTGCTGCTGCCGGGCGGCCGTGAGGTGCTGGTCTCCGCCCGGTACGTCCGCGAGCACCCCACCGGCCCGGTCCGCCGGGTGGTGGTCAGCCTGCGCTCCACCGAGGCCCGCCGGCGCACCGAGCGCTCGCACGCCGAGCTGATCGCCACCGTCGCCCACGAGCTGCGCTCGCCCCTGACCTCCGTCAAGGGCTTCACCGCGACCCTGCTCGCCAAGTGGGAGCGGTTCACCGACGACCAGAAGCGGCTGATGCTGGAGACCGTCGACGCCGACGCCAACCGGGTCACCCGGCTGATCGCCGAGCTGCTCGACATCTCCCGCATCGACTCCGGCAGGCTGGAGGTGCGCCGTCAGCCGGTGGACATCGCCGTCGCCGTGGGCCGCCACATCCAGGCCCATGTCGCCGCCGGCCAGCGCCCCGACCGCTTCCTGGTCCGCGTCCAGCGCCCGCTGCCCGATCTGTGGGCGGATCCGGACAAGATCGACCAGGTCCTGGGCAACCTGCTGGAAAACGCGGTGCGCCACGGCGCGGGAACCGTCACCATCGAGGTGGCACCCGCGCCCGTCCGCATCGACGAGCACGACGAGAAGGGAACGGCCGTCACCGTGAGCGACGAAGGCCCCGGCATCCCCGAGGAGTCGATGGGCCGTGTCTTCACCCGCTTCTGGCGGGGGAGCAAGCGCGGCGGGACCGGTCTCGGCCTCTACATCGTCAAGGGCATCGTGGAGGCGCACGGCGGCACCATCACCGTGGGCCGCGGCTCCGGCGGCGGCGCCGAGTTCCGATTTATCCTGCCCGTCGGCGCCCCGGCCTACCTCCAGTAG
- a CDS encoding glycoside hydrolase family 10 protein — MGRITRRGLLAGTLAAGTAGAVNGLVTGDAQASGRAAPSPGAGRPWHPPRPLEFRGMWLATVSNLDWPSQPGLTPAQQEAELLAHLDRAADRRLNVVALQVRPTADALWPSPYEPWSQYLSGEQGRDPGWDPLGTAVREAHRRRLELHAWFNPYRVANHTDLSRLVPTHPARLHPDWVVAYGGKLYYNPGIPEVRRFVQDAMLDAVARYDVDAVHWDDYFYPYPVAGQTFADDDAYARYGAGFPDRNAWRRDNIDKLVRETAARIKQLRGRVKFGISPFAVWRNAATDPLGSPTTAGVQTYDDLHADTRKWVREHWIDYICPQVYWNIGFAAADYAKLVPWWDAVARGSGTQLIVGEALYKAGDPAQPAAWQDPAELSRHLTLARKYPSVRGHCFFSAKNVALDPIGAMARVVADHYPGRVRP; from the coding sequence GTGGGACGGATCACTCGACGGGGGCTGCTGGCGGGAACCCTGGCAGCCGGTACGGCAGGAGCGGTGAACGGCCTGGTCACCGGGGATGCGCAGGCATCCGGAAGGGCGGCGCCGAGCCCCGGCGCGGGCCGGCCGTGGCACCCGCCCAGACCCCTGGAGTTCCGCGGCATGTGGCTGGCCACGGTGTCCAACCTCGACTGGCCCTCACAACCGGGTCTCACCCCCGCCCAGCAGGAGGCCGAGCTCCTGGCGCACCTGGACCGGGCGGCCGACCGCAGGCTCAACGTGGTGGCCCTCCAGGTGCGCCCCACCGCCGACGCCCTGTGGCCGTCCCCGTACGAGCCGTGGAGCCAGTACCTCAGCGGCGAGCAGGGCCGGGACCCGGGCTGGGACCCGCTGGGCACCGCCGTGCGCGAGGCGCACCGGCGCCGCCTGGAGCTGCACGCCTGGTTCAACCCCTACCGGGTGGCCAACCACACCGACCTCTCCCGCCTGGTCCCCACCCACCCCGCGCGGCTGCACCCCGACTGGGTCGTGGCGTACGGCGGGAAGCTCTACTACAACCCGGGGATCCCCGAGGTCCGCAGGTTCGTGCAGGACGCCATGCTCGACGCGGTCGCGCGCTACGACGTGGACGCGGTGCACTGGGACGACTACTTCTATCCGTACCCGGTGGCCGGCCAGACCTTCGCCGACGACGACGCCTACGCCCGCTACGGCGCGGGCTTCCCGGACCGGAACGCCTGGCGGCGCGACAACATCGACAAGCTGGTGCGGGAGACGGCGGCCCGGATCAAGCAGCTCCGGGGCCGGGTGAAGTTCGGGATCAGCCCGTTCGCGGTGTGGCGCAACGCGGCGACCGACCCGCTCGGCTCGCCCACCACGGCCGGTGTGCAGACCTACGACGACCTGCACGCCGACACCCGCAAGTGGGTGCGCGAGCACTGGATCGACTACATCTGCCCGCAGGTGTACTGGAACATCGGCTTCGCCGCCGCCGACTACGCCAAGCTGGTGCCCTGGTGGGACGCGGTCGCCCGGGGCAGCGGCACCCAGTTGATCGTCGGCGAGGCGCTCTACAAGGCGGGCGACCCGGCGCAGCCCGCCGCCTGGCAGGACCCGGCGGAGCTGTCCCGGCACCTCACGCTCGCACGGAAGTACCCCTCCGTGCGGGGCCACTGCTTCTTCTCGGCGAAGAACGTGGCCCTGGACCCGATCGGCGCCATGGCACGGGTGGTCGCGGACCACTACCCCGGACGGGTGCGGCCCTGA
- a CDS encoding DUF1918 domain-containing protein, translated as MRASVGDRLLVHGRTVGQQDRSAEVIEVLGPNGTPPYRVRFADGHETLMSPGPDTVVQPPAQE; from the coding sequence ATGCGAGCCAGTGTGGGCGACCGGCTGCTGGTCCACGGCAGAACCGTGGGGCAGCAAGACCGGAGCGCGGAGGTCATCGAGGTGCTGGGCCCCAATGGGACCCCGCCGTACCGGGTCCGCTTCGCGGACGGGCACGAGACCCTGATGTCCCCGGGGCCGGACACCGTCGTCCAGCCCCCGGCGCAGGAGTAG
- the pheT gene encoding phenylalanine--tRNA ligase subunit beta, protein MRVPLSWLREYVDLPATETGRDVQAKLVSAGLEVETVEQLGAGLKGPLVVGQVLTIEELEGFKKPIRFCTVDVGGANGTGEPQEIVCGARNFQVGDKVVVVLPGAVLPGDFAIAARKTYGRTSHGMICSGDELGMGDDGSGGIIVLPPEHEAGTDAIELLELVDEVLDIAVTANRGDCLSMRGVAREAAIAYGLPLRDPALLDVPAPNSYGYPVKISDPIGCDRFTARTVGGLDPEARSPIWLQRRLQKAGMRPISLAVDVTNYVMIELGQPLHAYDRTRVDGPIGVRRAEAGEVLTTLDGAKRKLDAADLVITDNRGPIGLAGVMGGANTEIADSVTDPETGQVTGTTEVVIEAAHFDPVAIARTARRHKLSSEASKRFERGVDPQAASAAAQRTVDLLVLLAGGTAEAGVTEVIAPSAPRTISVSADHPDQVAGVDYGRETVVRRLQEIGCDVYGQDELVVTVPSWRPDLAEPNDLAEEVIRLEGYENLPSTLPKPPAGRGLTERQRLHRRAGRALAGAGYVEALNYPFLSEQVFDQLGLAADDPARRVVKLVNPLNDEEPALRTTLLPGLLTALRRNDGRGSHDLALFETGLVFQPGEQQGVASVLPVDRRPTDEEIAALDAVLPAQPRHAAVVLAGAREQAGWWGGGRPADWADAVEAARTLAREAGAELIVQQGQYGPWHPGRCAELAVVVDSEIVAVGHAGELHPRVVKALSLPERTCAMELDLDLLAKAGEGTLRAPGISTFPVATQDVALVVDNEVPAAVVEYFLRGGAGELLESIRLFDVYTGEQLGEGKKSLAYALRFRAADRTLTVEEASAARDAAVALAAEHTGAVLRGA, encoded by the coding sequence ATGCGGGTCCCGCTTTCTTGGCTGCGGGAGTACGTCGACCTGCCGGCGACGGAGACCGGCCGTGACGTCCAGGCCAAACTCGTCTCCGCCGGACTGGAGGTCGAGACCGTCGAGCAGCTCGGCGCCGGCCTCAAGGGCCCCCTGGTCGTCGGGCAGGTGCTGACCATCGAGGAGCTGGAGGGCTTCAAGAAGCCCATCCGCTTCTGCACGGTCGACGTCGGCGGCGCCAACGGCACCGGCGAGCCGCAGGAGATCGTCTGCGGCGCGCGCAACTTCCAGGTCGGCGACAAGGTCGTCGTGGTGCTCCCCGGCGCCGTCCTGCCCGGCGACTTCGCCATCGCCGCCCGCAAGACGTACGGCCGCACCTCGCACGGCATGATCTGCTCCGGCGACGAGCTGGGCATGGGCGACGACGGCAGCGGCGGCATCATCGTCCTGCCGCCCGAGCACGAGGCCGGCACCGACGCCATCGAGCTCCTGGAGCTCGTCGACGAGGTCCTGGACATCGCCGTCACCGCCAACCGCGGCGACTGCCTGTCGATGCGCGGCGTGGCCCGCGAGGCCGCCATCGCGTACGGGCTGCCGCTGCGCGATCCGGCGCTGCTCGACGTGCCCGCGCCCAACTCGTACGGCTACCCGGTGAAGATCTCCGACCCGATCGGCTGCGACCGCTTCACCGCGCGCACCGTCGGCGGACTCGACCCCGAGGCCCGCTCCCCGATCTGGCTCCAGCGCCGGCTGCAGAAGGCCGGCATGCGGCCGATCTCGCTCGCCGTCGACGTCACGAACTACGTGATGATCGAGCTCGGCCAGCCGCTGCACGCCTACGACCGCACCCGCGTCGACGGCCCCATCGGGGTGCGCCGCGCGGAGGCGGGCGAGGTGCTCACCACGCTCGACGGCGCCAAGCGCAAGCTGGACGCCGCCGACCTGGTCATCACCGACAACCGGGGCCCGATCGGCCTGGCCGGTGTGATGGGCGGCGCCAACACGGAGATCGCCGACTCGGTCACCGACCCGGAGACCGGCCAGGTCACCGGCACCACCGAGGTGGTCATCGAGGCCGCGCACTTCGACCCGGTCGCCATCGCCCGCACCGCCCGCCGCCACAAGCTGTCCTCCGAGGCGTCCAAGCGCTTCGAGCGCGGCGTCGACCCGCAGGCCGCCTCCGCGGCGGCCCAGCGGACCGTCGACCTGCTGGTGCTGCTCGCGGGTGGCACCGCCGAGGCCGGTGTCACCGAGGTCATCGCGCCCTCCGCGCCGCGCACCATCTCCGTCTCCGCCGACCACCCGGACCAGGTGGCGGGCGTCGACTACGGCCGCGAGACCGTGGTGCGCCGCCTCCAGGAGATCGGCTGCGACGTGTACGGGCAGGACGAGCTCGTCGTCACCGTGCCGTCCTGGCGCCCCGACCTGGCCGAGCCGAACGACCTGGCCGAGGAGGTCATCCGGCTGGAGGGGTACGAGAACCTGCCCTCCACCCTGCCGAAGCCGCCCGCCGGCCGCGGTCTGACCGAGCGCCAGCGGCTGCACCGCCGGGCGGGCCGCGCGCTCGCCGGGGCCGGTTACGTCGAGGCGCTGAACTACCCGTTCCTCTCCGAGCAGGTCTTCGACCAGCTGGGCCTGGCGGCCGACGACCCGGCCCGCCGGGTGGTCAAGCTGGTCAACCCGCTCAACGACGAGGAGCCGGCGCTGCGCACCACGCTGCTGCCGGGCCTGCTCACCGCGCTGCGCCGCAACGACGGCCGCGGCAGCCACGACCTGGCGCTCTTCGAGACCGGTCTGGTCTTCCAGCCGGGCGAGCAGCAGGGCGTGGCGAGCGTGCTGCCGGTCGACCGCCGTCCCACCGACGAGGAGATCGCGGCGCTCGACGCGGTGCTGCCCGCGCAGCCCCGGCACGCCGCCGTGGTCCTCGCCGGTGCGCGCGAGCAGGCCGGCTGGTGGGGCGGGGGCCGCCCGGCGGACTGGGCCGACGCGGTCGAGGCCGCCCGGACCCTGGCCCGCGAGGCCGGTGCCGAACTCATCGTCCAGCAGGGCCAGTACGGGCCGTGGCACCCGGGCCGCTGCGCCGAGCTCGCCGTCGTCGTCGACAGCGAGATCGTCGCGGTCGGCCACGCGGGTGAGCTGCACCCGCGCGTGGTCAAGGCGCTGAGCCTGCCCGAGCGCACCTGCGCCATGGAGCTCGACCTGGACCTGCTGGCGAAGGCGGGGGAGGGCACCCTGCGGGCGCCCGGCATCTCCACCTTCCCGGTGGCCACCCAGGACGTGGCGCTGGTCGTCGACAACGAGGTCCCGGCCGCCGTGGTCGAGTACTTCCTGCGCGGCGGCGCCGGTGAACTCCTGGAGTCGATCCGGCTCTTCGACGTCTACACCGGCGAGCAGCTCGGCGAGGGCAAGAAGTCGCTGGCGTACGCGCTGCGCTTCCGCGCCGCCGACCGCACGCTGACCGTCGAGGAGGCATCGGCCGCGCGCGACGCGGCGGTGGCCCTGGCGGCCGAGCACACGGGCGCGGTGCTGCGCGGGGCGTGA
- a CDS encoding 3-hydroxybutyryl-CoA dehydrogenase encodes MTGPTGDIARVGVVGCGQMGAGIAEVCARSGLDVKVAETTGEALEIGRTRLHNSLSKAAERGKITEEERDATLARLSFTTDLGEFADRDLVIEAVVENEQVKTEIFQILDQVVTRPDAILASNTSSIPLVKLAVATSRPDQVIGIHFFNPAPVQKLVELIPALTTSEGTISRAQAMVEKVLGKHAIRAQDRSGFVVNALLIPYLLSAIRMFESGIASREDIDNGMELGCAHPMGPLKLSDLIGLDTVASVADSMYDEFKEPLYAAPPLLQRMVDAGRLGRKTGSGFYTYA; translated from the coding sequence GTGACGGGCCCTACGGGAGATATTGCACGCGTCGGAGTGGTGGGCTGCGGCCAGATGGGGGCCGGCATCGCGGAGGTCTGCGCCCGCAGCGGCCTGGACGTGAAGGTCGCCGAGACCACCGGTGAGGCGCTGGAGATCGGCCGCACCCGGCTGCACAACTCCCTGTCGAAGGCGGCCGAGCGCGGCAAGATCACCGAGGAGGAGCGGGACGCCACCCTCGCCCGCCTCAGCTTCACCACCGACCTGGGCGAGTTCGCCGACCGCGATCTCGTCATCGAGGCGGTCGTGGAGAACGAGCAGGTCAAGACCGAGATCTTCCAGATCCTCGACCAGGTGGTGACCCGCCCGGACGCGATCCTCGCCTCCAACACCTCCTCCATCCCGCTGGTGAAGCTGGCGGTCGCCACCTCGCGGCCGGACCAGGTCATCGGCATCCACTTCTTCAACCCGGCGCCGGTCCAGAAGCTCGTCGAGCTCATCCCGGCGCTCACCACCTCCGAGGGCACCATCTCGCGCGCCCAGGCCATGGTGGAGAAGGTGCTGGGCAAGCACGCGATCCGCGCCCAGGACCGCTCGGGCTTCGTGGTCAACGCACTGCTCATCCCCTACCTCCTCTCGGCGATCCGGATGTTCGAGTCGGGCATCGCCAGCCGCGAGGACATCGACAACGGCATGGAGCTGGGCTGCGCCCACCCGATGGGTCCGCTCAAGCTGAGCGACCTGATCGGCCTGGACACCGTGGCCTCGGTCGCGGACTCGATGTACGACGAGTTCAAGGAGCCGCTGTACGCGGCGCCGCCGCTGCTCCAGCGGATGGTGGACGCGGGGCGCCTGGGCCGCAAGACCGGATCCGGTTTCTACACGTACGCCTGA
- a CDS encoding PP2C family protein-serine/threonine phosphatase, with the protein MIRTRSWAAARASALGAGRGPALALPVLWLLVVGCWQLACPPAADDAVGPRIATGAAFLLAVGCLTYAGRAGAARELRRVQEVADAAQRVLLRPPPPRIDGLTVAAGQLCADGDGGASVGGDLYEVMATQYGVRVVMGDVRGHGLGSLGAVAAVLGSFREAVHDEPGLAGVLRRLERALQRHLRERARAEHPSGCAAEPENPLAEEFVTVLLLEIRPDGQVFALNCGHPWPYRLCGGAEELLPGDPLPPLGSFPLPAELPLHSCTRLLPGEALCLHTDGASDARDRAGRFFRLQEVLARAALDTPLSPAAVIHCVQRELLRHTGGRLADDVALLVLRNDRVCVPAQPGAVGAARARH; encoded by the coding sequence ATGATCCGGACCAGGAGTTGGGCGGCGGCCCGTGCGAGCGCCCTCGGTGCGGGGCGCGGGCCCGCCCTCGCGCTGCCCGTCCTCTGGCTGCTCGTGGTCGGGTGCTGGCAGCTGGCCTGCCCGCCGGCCGCCGACGACGCGGTGGGGCCCCGGATCGCCACCGGCGCGGCCTTCCTGCTCGCGGTCGGCTGTCTGACGTACGCGGGCCGGGCGGGCGCGGCCCGGGAGTTACGGCGGGTCCAGGAGGTCGCCGACGCCGCCCAGCGCGTACTGCTGCGCCCGCCGCCGCCGCGCATCGACGGGCTGACGGTGGCCGCGGGCCAGCTCTGCGCCGACGGGGACGGGGGCGCGTCGGTCGGCGGGGACCTGTACGAGGTGATGGCCACGCAGTACGGGGTGCGGGTCGTGATGGGCGATGTGCGCGGCCACGGGCTCGGCTCGCTGGGCGCGGTCGCGGCGGTCCTCGGCAGTTTCCGCGAGGCCGTCCACGACGAGCCCGGACTCGCCGGCGTACTGCGGCGCCTGGAGCGGGCGCTCCAGCGCCATCTGCGCGAGCGGGCCCGCGCCGAGCACCCGTCGGGCTGCGCGGCCGAGCCGGAGAACCCGCTGGCCGAGGAGTTCGTGACCGTACTGCTGCTGGAGATCCGCCCCGACGGCCAGGTGTTCGCCCTCAACTGCGGCCATCCCTGGCCCTACCGGCTGTGCGGCGGCGCCGAGGAACTGCTGCCCGGCGACCCCCTGCCGCCGCTCGGCTCCTTCCCGCTCCCGGCCGAACTGCCGCTCCACAGCTGCACCCGGCTGCTGCCCGGTGAGGCGCTGTGCCTGCACACGGACGGCGCGTCCGATGCCCGTGACCGCGCCGGGCGGTTCTTCCGGCTGCAGGAAGTACTCGCCCGGGCGGCCCTGGACACCCCGCTGTCCCCCGCCGCAGTGATCCACTGCGTACAGCGGGAGCTGTTGCGCCACACCGGCGGACGGCTCGCCGACGACGTGGCGTTGCTCGTGCTGCGCAACGACCGGGTGTGCGTTCCCGCGCAGCCCGGAGCCGTCGGGGCCGCGCGGGCCCGGCACTGA
- a CDS encoding transcriptional regulator: protein MQPNTLLDALVDEAGISNAGLAAHVNQAGRARGLALRYEHTAVARWLKGQRPRGQVPDLLCEVLAARLHRPVTLDDIGLGVPGEPAAPVGSPLAGFVERATALWRSDEQQRPHILGAAAVTGTPAVMPVWEWENPPEDTDVSRHGQTAVSEGDIEMLRAARAHYELMYRKAGGIATRSRIVGFLNSETAPLLRGCYTDETGRQLHRATGGLVAIAGICAYDSNAQGLAQRYFHQALRLAKASGDRGLGAYVIALLVNQSLFMRDYRQAVAFAEAALRAAGHQLTPALAADLHAMQAKAYAHLGDGRSALAAIRGAEAAAERIRPKNEPAETGYVQPGLVNVQVAEALLRLGDLPAAREQAGLAAHAPSHDRGRVHRLAMLAQIELRQGEVDRAVATAVEMAERARGMESQRLRDRLRVVREHLVESGCARAEEAAELIDGALRVPL from the coding sequence ATGCAGCCGAACACCCTGCTCGACGCGCTGGTCGACGAGGCCGGCATCTCCAACGCCGGGCTGGCCGCCCATGTGAACCAGGCCGGCCGCGCCAGAGGGCTGGCGCTGCGGTACGAACACACCGCCGTGGCGCGGTGGTTGAAGGGCCAGCGCCCGCGCGGCCAGGTGCCCGACCTGCTCTGCGAGGTGCTGGCGGCCCGGCTGCACCGGCCGGTCACTCTGGACGACATCGGGCTCGGCGTGCCCGGTGAGCCGGCCGCGCCGGTCGGCTCACCGCTGGCCGGGTTCGTGGAGCGGGCCACCGCCCTGTGGCGCTCCGACGAGCAGCAGCGCCCGCACATACTGGGCGCCGCCGCCGTCACCGGGACCCCCGCGGTGATGCCGGTGTGGGAGTGGGAGAACCCGCCGGAGGACACCGATGTGTCCCGGCACGGCCAGACGGCGGTGAGCGAGGGCGACATCGAGATGCTGCGGGCGGCCCGCGCGCACTACGAGCTGATGTACCGCAAGGCGGGCGGCATCGCCACCCGCTCGCGCATCGTGGGCTTCCTCAACTCCGAGACCGCGCCGCTGCTGCGCGGCTGCTACACCGACGAGACCGGCCGCCAGCTGCACCGCGCGACCGGGGGCCTGGTGGCGATCGCCGGGATCTGCGCCTACGACTCCAACGCCCAGGGCCTGGCCCAGCGCTACTTCCACCAGGCGCTGCGGCTGGCCAAGGCGAGCGGGGACCGGGGGCTCGGCGCCTATGTGATCGCGCTGCTGGTCAACCAGTCGCTGTTCATGCGGGACTACCGCCAGGCGGTCGCCTTCGCGGAGGCGGCGCTGCGGGCGGCGGGCCACCAGCTCACCCCGGCGCTGGCCGCCGATCTGCACGCGATGCAGGCCAAGGCGTACGCCCATCTCGGCGACGGGCGCAGCGCGCTCGCCGCGATCCGGGGCGCCGAGGCCGCGGCCGAGCGGATCCGGCCCAAGAACGAACCCGCCGAGACCGGCTACGTCCAGCCGGGCCTGGTCAACGTCCAGGTGGCGGAGGCCCTGCTGCGGCTCGGCGATCTGCCGGCCGCGCGCGAGCAGGCGGGACTGGCGGCGCACGCCCCCTCGCACGACCGGGGCAGAGTGCACCGGCTGGCGATGCTGGCGCAGATCGAGCTGCGGCAGGGCGAGGTGGACCGGGCCGTCGCGACGGCGGTCGAGATGGCCGAGCGGGCCCGGGGGATGGAGTCGCAGCGGTTGCGCGACCGGTTGCGCGTCGTACGCGAGCATCTGGTCGAGAGCGGTTGCGCCCGCGCCGAGGAAGCCGCCGAGCTGATCGACGGGGCACTGCGCGTTCCTCTGTGA